The DNA region CAGAGCGGATTGACCTCAACCCCATCCCAATTCCGCGGATCTTCAGTTTTGGCGTCAATGCATCCTTTTAACAATAAAAATCATTCAATATGAAATCGAAAATATTAGTAACAACTATTTTATCGGGGCTAATAATTTTTAGCTCCTGTAAAAAAGCATTAGATTATACTCCAAAGGGTGTATTATCTTCTTCAGATTTAAAGTCGCCAACCGCAGTTGAAGGTTTGGTAACCGCGGCTTATGCAGCTATTGGAAACGGTGATATGATAGGGCCTATATACAGCGACTGGGCTTATGGCAGCGTTCGTTCAGATGACGCTTATAAGGGCGGCGGCGGTACAGGCGATGTTGGCGAAGTTGACGCTTTGGAACATTACAACCTGGTAACGCCCTCGATGGATTCGTTTGTGTCACGCACCTGGAAAAATTTGTTTAAATCTATTTCAAGGGCAAATGTGGCGATTAGGGCAGTTAACTCCCTTTCGGATGCTGAATTCCCAAACAAAAAGGTCCGTTTGGCCGAACTGAGGTTTTTGCGGGCACATAGCTATTTTACCATGAAATTGCTGTACAAAAACATCCCCATTTTTGACGAAACCGCAACTGCTGCCGACATCCTGAAGGTTTCAAATACTTTATCAAATGACGATTCATGGAATAAAATTGCCGCTGATTTTCAATATGCAGTTGATAATTTACCAACTACGCAACCCGATCTGGCCAGGGCCAATAAATTAAACGCTCAGGCTTATTTAGCCAAATTAAGATTGTACCAGGCCTATGAGCAGGATGATAAACACCATGTGATCAATATCAATAAAACAAGGTTACAGGAAGTTGTTACGCTTACACAAGCGGTGATCGCATCCGGTAAATATTCCTTAAGTGCAGATATTGCTGATAATTTTTTACCCGAAACAGAGAACGGGCCGGAATCGGTATTTGCCATACAATTTACGATCAATGATGGCACAACTGCCGGGCGTTTAAATTTTGAAGATGGGCTAAACTATCCGCACGGGGCGCCTCAATATGGCTGCTGCGGGTTCCATGCTGCAAGTCAGAATTTAGTAAATGCCTATACAACTGATGCCAATGGTTTACCTAACTTTGATACATTCAATAACGGCATAGCCGATCTGTCGAAAGTCACTGTAGATACCAGGTTAGACCATACTGTTGGTATTGACGGGCATCCGTATAAATATGATAACACCAAACCATTCAGTAACAGTTGGGTGCGTGATCCGGGTGTTTATGGTAATTTTCATACTATGCGTAACCAGCAATTGGCTACAAGCGCATCTTATTTTAAACTGGGGCCGTTTATGGGCTCGGCAAAAAATTATGATATCATCAGGTATGATGACGTTTTATTAATGCAGGCTGAAGCTTACATTGAGTTAGGGCAACAAGCAAATGCACTGCCATTAATTAATCAAATCAGAAACAGAGCTGCAGCCAGTACAGGGCGACTTAAA from Mucilaginibacter sp. SJ includes:
- a CDS encoding RagB/SusD family nutrient uptake outer membrane protein, which gives rise to MKSKILVTTILSGLIIFSSCKKALDYTPKGVLSSSDLKSPTAVEGLVTAAYAAIGNGDMIGPIYSDWAYGSVRSDDAYKGGGGTGDVGEVDALEHYNLVTPSMDSFVSRTWKNLFKSISRANVAIRAVNSLSDAEFPNKKVRLAELRFLRAHSYFTMKLLYKNIPIFDETATAADILKVSNTLSNDDSWNKIAADFQYAVDNLPTTQPDLARANKLNAQAYLAKLRLYQAYEQDDKHHVININKTRLQEVVTLTQAVIASGKYSLSADIADNFLPETENGPESVFAIQFTINDGTTAGRLNFEDGLNYPHGAPQYGCCGFHAASQNLVNAYTTDANGLPNFDTFNNGIADLSKVTVDTRLDHTVGIDGHPYKYDNTKPFSNSWVRDPGVYGNFHTMRNQQLATSASYFKLGPFMGSAKNYDIIRYDDVLLMQAEAYIELGQQANALPLINQIRNRAAASTGRLKKLDGTFPSSYNIKPYSPANWTQDYARKALQWERRLEFATEGARFFDLVRWGIAEKTLNDYINVEKVRRPFLATAKFTAGRDEYLPIPQSEITFTNGLYKQNPGY